A DNA window from Fodinibius sp. Rm-B-1B1-1 contains the following coding sequences:
- a CDS encoding PAS domain S-box protein, with translation MGQYSKSRFSAGIEKLFSSGSVILFRCKKTQDFPLISVSENAEDILGFAPSYFTKHENGWSNQIHPDDKQEVLSQFRKVINEGGGAINEYRFKTKEGTYIWLRDEIQVIEDEGGRELIYGSSIDITERKKAEIRLQENKTEELKEEIARRTKVEEKLQKRLEYEKVISRCSKLLLESNSSEALEQSLNLLREVTGTDRIFLYKNKEVDDDLYLEPVFEVTKPDIEPVAEKSDRQWKYSDIPWLYEKLSSLQKINGQVDEFPEPERSIFEEQQVQSILIIPFTVEGEWKGHIGFADTQEKRKWSDEEITLLNTIARIIAAYEKRKSIEESLVAQRNYIDTILNSLPSIYLLLDTDMALVEWNDYAEQNTGYSKAEFEDMDAYDLIAAEDHALMEQAVEEARGDMEHGTELRLKTKYGEKKPYYWRGYFIEFSGTEYFLCVGINIMQQKEAEAELLNEKRFNEALLESLPGIFYMFDEEGNYYHWNQHLLDETGYTADEMQEITPGEFFTDDEFESVRDEIGAVFEGGKSSIEANLKTKDGRKIPYYFTGKHFKRDGKDYLIGVGHDISSQVKAREELRKNEELFRNLFLNAPAGIVMVDPENKVLNVNKSFEKTFGFTEEELQGKDIDEFLVPPTERGQVPRMPLKKYASESFHREAKRLTKDGDLVDVFIAAIPVYVDGEPIAGFGMYIDITEEKEYEKQISTSLKEKKILLQEIHHRVKNNLAIVSGLLQLQMYESDDPVIHDTLEESERRIQTMALIHEKLYNSDSLGHISCDSYIGDLVETIRNTIGSDQEVEVCLDIEDIELDINRAVPFALLVNEAVTNSLKHAFEGAEGNQITIHISKENEYIGAQISDNGKGLPDDFSPEESDTLGMNLIDNFARQLDATWSLKSNQGTSLTLEFAATEDG, from the coding sequence ATGGGGCAATATTCCAAATCCCGCTTTTCGGCAGGTATAGAAAAGCTGTTCAGCAGTGGGTCAGTCATTTTATTTAGGTGCAAAAAAACGCAGGATTTTCCACTAATTTCTGTTAGTGAGAATGCCGAAGATATTTTAGGCTTTGCCCCTTCGTACTTTACGAAACACGAAAATGGCTGGTCCAATCAAATCCATCCAGATGATAAACAAGAGGTTTTATCTCAGTTTCGTAAGGTTATAAATGAAGGGGGTGGGGCTATCAATGAGTATCGTTTTAAGACAAAAGAGGGGACATACATTTGGCTCCGTGATGAGATTCAGGTGATTGAGGATGAAGGGGGCCGTGAACTCATATATGGATCGTCAATTGATATTACAGAGCGTAAGAAGGCAGAGATAAGGCTGCAGGAAAATAAAACGGAAGAGCTCAAAGAAGAAATTGCACGCCGAACTAAAGTAGAAGAGAAATTACAAAAGCGGCTGGAATATGAGAAGGTGATTTCGAGGTGCTCAAAATTACTGTTAGAGAGTAACTCTTCTGAAGCTTTAGAGCAAAGTTTAAACTTACTCCGGGAAGTAACCGGAACTGATCGTATTTTTCTCTACAAAAATAAAGAGGTGGATGACGATTTGTATTTGGAGCCGGTATTCGAAGTGACCAAGCCCGATATAGAACCTGTTGCCGAGAAATCAGACCGGCAATGGAAATATTCCGATATCCCCTGGCTTTACGAAAAGCTATCGTCCCTGCAAAAAATAAATGGTCAGGTTGATGAGTTCCCAGAGCCCGAACGCTCAATTTTTGAGGAGCAGCAGGTACAATCTATTTTGATTATCCCTTTTACAGTTGAGGGGGAATGGAAAGGACATATCGGTTTTGCTGATACGCAAGAAAAGAGAAAGTGGAGTGACGAAGAGATAACGCTGCTTAATACAATTGCTCGTATAATAGCAGCGTATGAAAAACGGAAAAGTATTGAGGAATCGTTAGTTGCTCAACGGAATTATATTGATACCATTTTAAATAGCTTACCCAGCATCTATTTGCTATTAGATACTGATATGGCGCTTGTTGAATGGAATGATTATGCTGAACAGAATACAGGCTATAGCAAAGCGGAGTTTGAGGATATGGATGCCTATGATCTAATTGCTGCCGAAGATCATGCTCTTATGGAACAAGCTGTGGAAGAGGCACGAGGAGATATGGAGCATGGTACAGAACTTCGTTTAAAGACAAAATATGGAGAAAAGAAACCCTACTACTGGCGGGGGTATTTTATTGAGTTTAGTGGAACAGAATATTTCTTGTGTGTTGGAATTAATATAATGCAGCAAAAAGAGGCAGAAGCGGAACTATTAAATGAAAAACGTTTCAATGAGGCCTTATTAGAAAGCTTGCCTGGTATTTTTTATATGTTTGATGAAGAGGGGAATTATTACCACTGGAATCAACACTTGTTGGATGAGACCGGTTATACAGCTGATGAGATGCAAGAAATAACACCCGGAGAGTTTTTCACAGATGATGAATTCGAGTCGGTAAGAGATGAAATCGGGGCTGTTTTTGAAGGTGGAAAATCCAGTATTGAAGCAAATCTAAAGACCAAAGACGGTAGAAAAATTCCCTATTATTTTACGGGGAAACATTTTAAAAGGGATGGAAAGGATTATCTTATTGGAGTAGGTCATGATATTTCGAGTCAGGTTAAGGCTCGTGAAGAACTGCGAAAAAATGAAGAGCTATTTCGAAATCTCTTTTTGAATGCTCCTGCGGGTATTGTGATGGTAGATCCGGAGAATAAGGTTCTGAATGTAAACAAAAGTTTTGAGAAGACATTTGGTTTTACTGAAGAGGAACTACAAGGTAAAGATATTGATGAGTTTCTTGTACCCCCAACCGAGCGTGGCCAGGTGCCCCGAATGCCTCTTAAGAAATATGCGTCAGAAAGTTTTCATCGTGAAGCCAAACGGTTGACTAAAGATGGAGATCTGGTTGATGTTTTTATTGCTGCTATCCCAGTTTATGTTGATGGGGAGCCTATTGCAGGGTTTGGCATGTATATCGATATCACAGAAGAAAAAGAATACGAAAAGCAGATATCCACCTCGCTTAAAGAAAAGAAGATCTTACTGCAGGAGATTCATCACCGGGTTAAAAATAATTTGGCTATTGTATCGGGACTTTTACAGCTGCAGATGTACGAATCAGATGATCCGGTAATCCATGATACACTGGAAGAAAGTGAGCGGCGAATTCAAACAATGGCCTTGATTCACGAAAAACTATATAACTCGGACAGCTTGGGACACATTTCTTGTGATTCCTATATTGGGGATTTGGTGGAGACAATTCGTAATACTATTGGGTCAGACCAAGAGGTTGAAGTATGTTTGGATATTGAGGATATAGAGTTGGATATCAACCGGGCCGTACCATTTGCGTTATTGGTTAATGAGGCCGTTACGAACTCTTTGAAACATGCTTTTGAAGGGGCTGAGGGTAATCAGATTACTATCCATATTTCGAAAGAAAACGAATATATTGGTGCTCAAATAAGTGATAATGGAAAAGGGTTGCCCGATGACTTTTCTCCCGAAGAGAGTGACACGCTGGGCATGAATTTAATTGATAATTTTGCTCGTCAACTTGATGCTACATGGAGTCTTAAAAGCAATCAGGGGACATCCCTTACGCTGGAGTTTGCTGCTACCGAAGATGGATAG
- a CDS encoding DUF2911 domain-containing protein: protein MKTFTSSLSNFALILFIVIFSAQVTAAQERGNEEPRVSPNATVSQTVGTTDITITYGRPAVNDRKIFGELVPYDEVWRTGANESTALVVSDDVIIEGNELEAGTYSIYTIPNENEWTIIINSKMSWGTQYDQSQDVMRFTVEPQEANYMERLLFYFEDVTQESATIVLHWDTVKVPIQINI from the coding sequence ATGAAAACTTTTACATCATCTTTAAGCAATTTTGCTCTTATTTTATTCATCGTCATTTTCTCGGCGCAAGTCACTGCGGCTCAAGAAAGAGGCAATGAAGAGCCGCGAGTAAGTCCCAATGCAACAGTTAGTCAAACGGTGGGCACGACTGATATCACCATTACCTATGGACGTCCGGCGGTTAATGATCGCAAAATTTTTGGTGAATTAGTTCCCTACGACGAAGTATGGCGGACGGGAGCCAATGAATCTACTGCTCTGGTAGTTTCGGATGATGTTATAATTGAAGGTAATGAATTAGAGGCAGGCACCTATTCTATTTATACGATCCCGAATGAGAATGAATGGACTATTATTATTAATTCGAAAATGTCATGGGGAACACAATACGATCAATCCCAGGATGTAATGCGCTTTACCGTAGAACCTCAAGAAGCTAACTACATGGAGCGGCTATTATTCTATTTCGAGGATGTTACCCAAGAATCTGCTACCATTGTTTTACATTGGGATACCGTGAAGGTACCGATCCAAATAAATATATAG
- a CDS encoding DMT family transporter, which yields MLFVFFWGANFILAEIALTEMSPISFSVSRFAMGGIAMFIVMYMQYRAECNSTSEKVAFIPKIKNKHWPRLLFVSVIGATLAPWLGIEGLGLTHGARASLWLALGPAISTGIGYLFSTERMGAFGYLGVTLAVIGTIILAWDGLQPEQGYWLGDLILIIALALTVIELHAIKPLARKYGSVPIVALRTAIGGTLYLLIASPELIEVTWLSLGLWTWIAILAGGAIGVGVGQWVKVRALKKLGPTQVVLYGNIVPIAALLIAWLSIGENPNAMEIISAVFIITGAIFIQVIDSQTEPTPEIRKKKEEDLTFFTQTKSES from the coding sequence ATACTATTTGTCTTCTTTTGGGGCGCTAATTTTATATTAGCTGAAATTGCCCTTACAGAAATGTCTCCCATCTCATTTAGCGTTTCACGCTTTGCGATGGGAGGCATTGCTATGTTTATCGTAATGTATATGCAATATCGCGCTGAGTGTAACAGCACTTCAGAAAAAGTTGCTTTTATTCCCAAAATTAAAAACAAACACTGGCCCCGGCTATTATTCGTTTCGGTGATAGGAGCAACCTTAGCCCCTTGGCTTGGCATCGAAGGACTGGGGCTTACTCATGGTGCCCGTGCATCCCTATGGCTGGCGTTGGGTCCGGCTATAAGTACCGGGATCGGCTATTTGTTCAGTACGGAACGAATGGGGGCTTTCGGTTACCTGGGAGTAACGCTTGCTGTTATTGGCACTATTATTTTGGCTTGGGATGGATTACAACCTGAGCAAGGTTACTGGCTGGGTGACCTCATTCTAATCATAGCACTGGCTTTAACAGTCATAGAACTGCACGCCATAAAACCGCTTGCCCGGAAGTACGGCTCGGTCCCCATTGTAGCATTGCGTACTGCCATTGGAGGTACCCTTTATCTTCTAATTGCAAGTCCAGAGTTAATTGAAGTAACATGGCTGTCACTTGGTCTCTGGACGTGGATAGCTATTTTAGCGGGTGGTGCCATCGGCGTAGGTGTTGGCCAATGGGTAAAAGTACGCGCTCTAAAAAAGCTGGGGCCTACGCAAGTAGTTCTATATGGGAACATAGTACCCATTGCAGCTTTGCTTATTGCGTGGCTCAGTATTGGCGAAAATCCCAACGCTATGGAAATTATATCAGCTGTATTTATTATTACAGGAGCAATATTCATTCAGGTAATTGACAGCCAAACAGAACCTACTCCGGAAATCCGCAAGAAGAAGGAAGAAGATTTGACCTTTTTTACCCAAACAAAATCAGAGAGCTGA
- a CDS encoding TonB-dependent receptor: MFSKLLRSTVFLCFVFFFSTSLFAQTITGKVLNEQTEEPIVGANVYVVDASKGTVTGTDGSFSLDLQGDSQILTISYVGYKTKEVEAKNDLTVYLSPSVSLEEIVIQGIRSEENDPVAQSTVQKKELEEVYNGEQPTFYLENLTPAIFSYSESGTKLTNYGSMRLRGISQERINMTLNGVPLNDMIDHGVFFSNFTDISDSFESVQVQRGVGTSSNGVASYAGSINFESVNIEDREQGGQLEFGAGSFDSYRMNTSLSSGMINDKWSFYGSYSRILSDGYRNHTGTNANSLFFSGGYFGENDMIKLNAFDAGSKNGLGYSAVAESDLENDPRTNYLNKNDKDDFGQRLVQLQHTHIFSDEFSTTASLYYGGAGGDYLYTYPDTDSTLAQINYPLYNDHYGLMINGFWDSGDWEISSGFHGYIFDRENEESFAPNFENPYYYETSNKKEFSWFAKAEWSHNNVKVFGDLQLRTFKLTIHPDYNFIGIPPEGSIVKDWTFLNPKIGVSYLLSENITAYVSAGRMGREPTRIDIFGGLRLEEVNYEQARADNFDPEYVNDYEGGLKLNYQNLALQANYFYMDFEDEIAPIGEIIAFGVQKRKNIPNSYRTGFELQWNYLPTDFLTFQGNMTYMQGQIDSFTTGAGNTYTDKSPILSPNWIVNSRVDFTPFDNFTIGLTGKYVSESFLELTNDPEMVLPSYTVFDASISYELERLSFRLEFNNLENEVYYSGGTPVDTNSDGANDEPGYFVNADRNFFFTLQYKL; this comes from the coding sequence ATGTTTTCCAAACTACTCAGAAGTACAGTATTTCTGTGCTTTGTATTCTTTTTTAGCACTTCTCTTTTCGCACAAACGATAACCGGCAAGGTACTCAACGAGCAGACCGAAGAACCCATCGTGGGGGCCAATGTGTATGTTGTTGATGCCAGCAAAGGCACGGTTACAGGGACTGATGGAAGTTTTAGTCTTGATCTTCAAGGAGATTCCCAAATATTAACTATTAGTTATGTGGGATATAAGACAAAGGAGGTAGAGGCTAAAAATGACCTAACTGTATATCTAAGTCCATCAGTTAGCCTCGAAGAAATTGTGATACAGGGCATTAGATCTGAAGAAAATGATCCTGTAGCACAAAGCACCGTTCAAAAGAAAGAGTTGGAGGAAGTGTATAACGGGGAACAACCCACTTTTTATCTCGAGAATCTTACCCCGGCTATCTTTTCCTACTCCGAATCAGGCACGAAGCTAACTAACTATGGTAGCATGCGACTGAGGGGCATCAGCCAAGAACGGATTAATATGACCCTGAACGGAGTGCCACTCAATGATATGATTGATCACGGCGTATTCTTTTCTAATTTCACAGATATCAGCGACAGCTTCGAATCTGTGCAGGTGCAACGAGGCGTTGGTACCAGCAGTAATGGCGTGGCATCGTATGCGGGATCTATTAATTTTGAATCTGTTAATATTGAAGACCGCGAGCAGGGGGGACAGCTCGAGTTTGGCGCTGGCTCATTCGACAGTTATCGCATGAATACCAGCCTGTCATCGGGCATGATTAACGATAAATGGTCGTTTTACGGTAGTTATAGCCGAATTTTATCGGATGGCTACAGAAATCATACCGGAACAAATGCCAACTCATTATTCTTTTCTGGCGGATATTTTGGTGAAAACGATATGATAAAGCTCAATGCATTTGATGCTGGCTCAAAAAATGGCTTGGGTTATAGTGCCGTTGCAGAAAGTGATCTGGAGAATGACCCGCGCACCAATTATTTAAACAAAAACGATAAGGACGATTTTGGGCAACGTTTAGTCCAATTGCAGCACACGCATATTTTTAGTGATGAATTTTCAACAACAGCTTCACTTTACTATGGCGGAGCAGGTGGTGACTACCTGTATACCTATCCCGATACCGATTCTACCTTGGCCCAAATTAATTATCCGTTGTATAATGATCATTACGGACTTATGATAAATGGATTTTGGGATTCTGGGGATTGGGAGATCAGCTCAGGTTTTCACGGCTATATTTTCGATCGGGAAAATGAAGAGTCATTTGCCCCGAATTTTGAAAATCCCTACTACTATGAAACCTCTAACAAGAAAGAGTTTAGCTGGTTCGCAAAAGCTGAATGGTCACATAATAATGTTAAGGTTTTTGGAGATCTGCAGCTTCGAACGTTCAAGCTTACCATCCATCCCGATTATAACTTCATTGGTATCCCCCCGGAGGGTTCTATCGTAAAGGATTGGACGTTTTTGAATCCTAAAATTGGGGTTAGTTACTTGTTAAGTGAAAATATTACAGCCTATGTATCTGCAGGTAGGATGGGGAGAGAGCCAACACGGATAGATATCTTTGGTGGACTTCGACTAGAAGAAGTTAACTATGAGCAAGCGCGAGCTGATAATTTTGATCCGGAATACGTCAATGATTACGAAGGAGGGCTAAAGCTTAATTATCAAAATCTTGCACTCCAGGCAAACTACTTTTATATGGATTTCGAAGACGAAATTGCCCCGATAGGAGAAATCATTGCTTTTGGCGTTCAAAAGCGAAAAAATATTCCGAATAGTTACCGGACGGGGTTCGAGCTTCAGTGGAATTACCTACCCACTGACTTTTTAACATTCCAGGGGAATATGACATATATGCAAGGTCAGATAGATTCATTTACGACTGGTGCGGGCAATACCTACACTGATAAAAGCCCTATCTTAAGTCCCAATTGGATTGTAAATAGTAGAGTAGATTTCACTCCGTTTGATAATTTTACGATAGGATTGACGGGCAAATATGTAAGCGAATCATTCTTGGAGCTTACGAATGATCCGGAAATGGTGTTGCCTTCGTATACCGTATTTGACGCCTCTATATCGTATGAGCTCGAACGGCTGTCATTTAGGTTAGAGTTCAACAATTTAGAGAATGAAGTTTATTATTCAGGGGGTACTCCTGTAGACACTAACAGTGATGGAGCGAATGACGAACCGGGTTATTTTGTAAATGCAGATCGTAATTTCTTCTTCACGTTACAATATAAATTATAA
- a CDS encoding energy transducer TonB — MRYKKPSSDLRNYYIFILQVSLIVVLGIFIGASKIQFISQQSEVDLTQEQEVVEMEEITQTKQEEQPPPPPRPQVPVEVPNDEIIDDQEINIDADINMDEPLPEPKEPEDVEEEEFFVVVEQEPEMKGGQKWLYDNINYPDMARKAGIEGKVIIQFVVGKDGKAENINILRGIGGGCDEEAIRVIKEAEFVPGRQRGNVVPVQTAQTINFQLQN, encoded by the coding sequence ATGAGATACAAAAAGCCATCGTCGGATCTGCGTAACTATTACATATTCATTCTACAAGTATCGCTGATTGTTGTGTTAGGGATATTTATAGGGGCCAGTAAGATTCAATTCATATCTCAACAAAGTGAGGTGGATTTAACGCAAGAACAAGAAGTAGTAGAAATGGAAGAAATAACACAAACGAAACAAGAAGAGCAGCCGCCGCCTCCACCACGTCCACAGGTACCCGTTGAGGTGCCCAATGATGAAATTATTGATGATCAGGAAATTAATATCGATGCTGATATAAATATGGATGAGCCGCTTCCGGAACCCAAAGAACCAGAAGACGTAGAGGAGGAAGAGTTCTTTGTAGTAGTAGAGCAGGAGCCTGAAATGAAAGGTGGCCAAAAGTGGTTGTACGATAATATTAATTATCCTGATATGGCTCGTAAAGCCGGTATAGAGGGTAAGGTTATTATACAGTTTGTGGTGGGTAAAGACGGAAAAGCTGAAAATATAAATATACTGCGCGGTATTGGCGGGGGATGTGATGAGGAAGCGATCAGGGTAATCAAGGAAGCGGAATTTGTTCCCGGACGTCAACGTGGCAATGTTGTACCGGTTCAGACGGCTCAAACGATTAATTTTCAGTTACAGAATTAG
- a CDS encoding M14 family metallopeptidase — translation MTTLKSRFFYSLFVLLLFSTSINAQSNLESPSEFLGYELGSQWTPHHKVMDYFWHVTEQSPLVEGHQYGTTNEGRELMLTVISSAENMQRLDEIRTNNLKRTGLEDGTPTEDSTAIVWLSYNVHGNETSSSEAAMKTIYELVRADNAQAKTWLQNTVVLMDPMLNPDGRDRYVDWYKGVVGEQMNVHPDAREHHEPWPGGRTNHYYFDLNRDWAWLTQKESRHRVAEYQKWMPHIHVDFHEQGVNSPYYFAPAAKPFHPAITDWQSDFQHTIGENNAKYFDEEGWLYFTREVFDLFYPSYGDTYPIFNGAIGMTYEQAGNSRAGLGITTEEGDTLTLSDRLLHHYTTGLSTVEISSRNAEQLVSEFADYYQTAQNNPEGEYKTFVIKQDNNPDKLEALFELLDEHQIEYGQAQSGATLSGYNYQTGNTESVRVSEGDYLISVHQPKGVLARTLFEPRPELEDSVTYDITAWEQHYAYGLDGYALTHQLNVEPKQYQKPEVQQNFPEKPYAYIARWEDLDDLRLLSDFLKHDIKVRFTSGEFKIDDRMYDPGTLVLTRSDNKNMPEFDEKVQELAQNHNQEIHAVETGFAQSGFDLGSSSVQYMNKPSVAMLSGEGTSSNQVGEIWHYFDQQIEYPLTMLDTEYFDGVDLSAYDVLILPSGYYSSRIDSSRLADVKEWISDGGKLIAVQDANSFLAGKDGFSLTNKNGDSSEPEQDDLLETYGNQQREYISSFNSGSVYKITMDNTHPLAYGYEEEYFSLKLDADSYAYLEDGWNVGVAKEDAHMSGFIGHKAKDKVKNTLTFGVQHMGSGSVVYMVDNPLFRAFWYNGKLLFGNAVFMVD, via the coding sequence ATGACAACGTTAAAATCCCGCTTTTTTTATTCACTTTTTGTTTTACTGCTCTTTTCAACGAGCATTAACGCCCAATCTAATTTGGAATCCCCATCTGAATTTTTGGGGTATGAGTTAGGGTCTCAGTGGACGCCCCATCACAAGGTAATGGACTATTTTTGGCATGTGACTGAGCAGTCGCCACTGGTTGAGGGTCATCAATATGGAACCACCAATGAGGGTCGCGAGTTGATGTTAACTGTTATCTCGAGTGCGGAGAACATGCAGCGACTGGATGAAATCCGGACAAATAATTTAAAACGCACTGGTTTAGAAGACGGTACGCCAACTGAAGACAGTACGGCTATTGTATGGCTCAGCTACAATGTGCACGGTAATGAAACCTCCAGCAGCGAGGCGGCCATGAAGACCATTTATGAGCTTGTTCGTGCAGATAATGCCCAAGCTAAAACGTGGCTGCAGAATACGGTTGTGCTGATGGATCCGATGTTAAACCCCGATGGACGTGACCGTTACGTAGATTGGTACAAGGGCGTAGTTGGAGAACAAATGAATGTCCATCCCGATGCTCGCGAACATCATGAGCCATGGCCTGGTGGACGAACGAATCACTATTATTTTGATCTGAACCGCGACTGGGCTTGGCTTACACAAAAAGAAAGTCGTCACCGCGTAGCTGAGTATCAAAAATGGATGCCTCATATCCATGTTGACTTCCACGAACAGGGCGTGAATTCCCCTTACTATTTTGCTCCTGCTGCCAAGCCATTTCATCCAGCTATAACCGATTGGCAATCTGATTTTCAGCACACCATTGGTGAAAATAACGCCAAGTATTTTGATGAGGAAGGATGGCTCTATTTTACACGCGAAGTTTTTGATCTGTTTTATCCCAGCTATGGTGATACCTATCCAATCTTTAATGGGGCGATTGGGATGACGTACGAACAGGCCGGAAACAGTCGGGCTGGATTAGGGATTACCACCGAAGAGGGGGATACGCTTACCCTTAGCGATCGCTTGCTCCATCATTATACAACAGGCCTGTCGACGGTTGAAATAAGTTCGAGGAATGCTGAGCAACTGGTTTCTGAATTTGCTGACTATTATCAAACGGCGCAAAATAATCCCGAAGGAGAATATAAAACCTTTGTCATTAAACAAGATAATAATCCCGATAAGTTAGAGGCATTGTTTGAGTTGTTGGATGAGCATCAAATTGAGTATGGGCAGGCCCAATCCGGGGCAACCTTAAGCGGGTATAATTATCAAACAGGGAATACCGAAAGTGTTCGGGTTAGTGAAGGTGACTATTTAATTAGTGTCCACCAGCCCAAGGGCGTGCTTGCACGGACGTTATTTGAACCACGTCCCGAGTTGGAAGATTCGGTAACGTATGATATTACCGCTTGGGAACAGCATTATGCCTATGGATTGGATGGATATGCTTTAACGCATCAGCTTAATGTGGAGCCGAAGCAGTATCAAAAACCCGAAGTGCAGCAAAATTTCCCTGAAAAACCCTATGCCTATATTGCCCGTTGGGAAGATCTGGATGATCTGCGTCTGCTTTCAGATTTCTTGAAGCATGATATAAAAGTACGATTTACCAGTGGAGAGTTTAAGATCGATGATCGGATGTACGATCCCGGTACGCTTGTTTTAACACGTTCTGATAATAAAAACATGCCGGAATTTGATGAAAAAGTGCAGGAGCTTGCTCAAAATCATAACCAAGAAATACATGCTGTAGAGACCGGTTTTGCCCAGTCTGGTTTTGATTTAGGATCTTCTTCTGTGCAGTATATGAATAAGCCGAGTGTGGCTATGTTATCGGGTGAAGGAACTTCCTCAAATCAAGTGGGCGAAATTTGGCACTATTTTGATCAGCAGATTGAATACCCGTTGACGATGCTTGATACTGAATATTTTGACGGGGTAGATTTAAGTGCCTACGATGTGCTTATTTTACCTTCCGGTTATTATAGCAGTCGTATTGACAGTAGTCGATTAGCTGATGTTAAGGAGTGGATTTCTGACGGAGGAAAATTGATTGCGGTTCAGGATGCAAATAGTTTTTTGGCTGGGAAAGATGGCTTTAGCTTGACGAATAAAAACGGGGATTCCTCAGAGCCAGAGCAGGACGATTTGCTTGAAACCTACGGTAATCAACAGCGAGAATATATCTCCAGTTTTAACAGCGGTTCCGTGTATAAAATTACAATGGATAATACCCACCCGCTTGCCTACGGATATGAGGAGGAATACTTTTCCTTAAAGTTAGATGCTGATTCCTATGCCTATCTTGAAGATGGCTGGAATGTAGGAGTGGCCAAAGAGGATGCTCACATGAGTGGCTTTATTGGTCACAAAGCAAAAGATAAGGTTAAGAATACACTTACTTTTGGGGTACAACATATGGGATCCGGCTCGGTGGTCTATATGGTTGATAATCCACTGTTCCGCGCATTCTGGTATAATGGTAAGTTGCTATTTGGAAATGCGGTATTTATGGTCGATTAG
- a CDS encoding nuclear transport factor 2 family protein, translating into MDRIVYKMTVRIISLVIVGILVGCSSGQQKSQEMQKKSINTVLDDWHLAASEANAERYFSHFASDSAIFMGTDATERWTIWEFEDWASPYFDEGQAWDFTPVERHVYLSDGSSTAWFDESLDTPNLGPVRGSGVLVKKDKNWKIAHYIICQSRFQMLS; encoded by the coding sequence ATGGATAGAATAGTATATAAGATGACAGTTCGTATCATTTCGTTGGTGATAGTGGGAATACTTGTTGGATGTTCAAGTGGACAGCAAAAATCCCAGGAGATGCAAAAAAAGTCTATCAATACGGTACTGGATGACTGGCATTTAGCAGCATCCGAAGCCAATGCAGAGCGATATTTTAGCCATTTTGCAAGTGACAGTGCTATTTTTATGGGTACGGACGCTACTGAGCGATGGACGATTTGGGAGTTTGAGGATTGGGCTTCCCCCTATTTTGATGAGGGGCAGGCGTGGGATTTTACTCCTGTTGAACGACATGTATATTTATCTGATGGAAGTAGTACAGCTTGGTTCGACGAGTCGCTGGATACTCCCAATTTGGGTCCGGTGCGGGGATCAGGGGTGCTTGTAAAAAAAGATAAAAACTGGAAGATTGCGCATTATATAATTTGTCAATCCCGATTCCAAATGCTATCGTAG